In Halapricum desulfuricans, a single window of DNA contains:
- a CDS encoding autotransporter outer membrane beta-barrel domain-containing protein produces the protein MSQRTTELRAVVLAMIMVASVVVVTAPISGPVAAEASGLTVDEDAVPSDGTITVNGDISDENNNVTFLVQDPVDEDVATVTKSVDTDFSVDIDLSNLTFGGGDSSLDEGDVTILADEGRDFDGAEASATVIVDDTKPTASLDNPTEGAELTDHPLIDGTASDDTAVATVEVTVQNSSGYYYDGGSFVDEKTWVEATGTTSWEYNTTDAGISTDGEYDVSIRVTDTAGNTRDVTIPHPEGEATEVSYEVDSTPPTIDSVKATDGTDGDGTIEDGDSVNVTASVTDETSGVDTVTVDASPLGGAENEVLSADSGNTYTTTFEVDSPTAGDGTVDLDVTATDAFGNEQTDNDTLDLETNVAGVGELTVDKEFVGIVHDEEELTVSAREITDPQGKQITGPTNVTVRIAGTETTYEATVEDGSLETTIDPTAVTDTAATGEATVEIAGTVTDADTAKVELVHEAKDLHKGFQAMGTPMPAERLVVEDVKDVLTYDPTAEGDESEWKLPDGTQSGEGYYVEGRSDDARIGYVFDMSIDEGVEARTLHDGWNLVGTSIDLTEGESHAATNDLGGAVDVNSNDNVEVYVRTDSDLDQTDGETGYKSVDGNTDVSSFEGYFVYVEDGTEVRNVDIIAYVAGDRA, from the coding sequence ATGAGCCAGCGAACAACGGAACTTCGAGCTGTCGTGCTCGCGATGATCATGGTGGCGTCGGTGGTCGTAGTGACAGCCCCAATCAGCGGCCCCGTTGCGGCCGAGGCTAGTGGCTTGACAGTCGATGAGGATGCTGTCCCCTCGGACGGGACGATTACAGTCAATGGAGATATCAGCGACGAAAACAACAACGTAACGTTCCTTGTGCAGGACCCCGTCGATGAAGACGTGGCGACCGTGACGAAGTCGGTCGACACCGACTTCAGTGTCGATATCGACCTAAGTAATCTTACGTTCGGGGGCGGTGACAGCTCTCTGGACGAGGGAGACGTGACGATTCTCGCCGACGAGGGGAGGGATTTTGACGGGGCTGAGGCGAGTGCAACCGTCATCGTCGACGACACGAAGCCGACTGCGAGTCTCGACAACCCCACAGAGGGTGCAGAGTTGACGGACCACCCGCTGATCGATGGGACAGCTAGCGACGACACGGCTGTCGCGACAGTAGAAGTGACCGTCCAGAACAGCTCCGGATACTACTACGACGGCGGCTCGTTTGTTGATGAAAAGACGTGGGTTGAGGCTACTGGAACCACCAGCTGGGAGTACAACACCACTGACGCGGGTATCAGTACTGACGGAGAGTACGACGTCAGCATCCGGGTGACCGATACTGCTGGGAACACCAGGGATGTCACTATCCCACACCCCGAGGGCGAGGCCACAGAAGTGAGCTACGAGGTCGACAGTACTCCCCCGACGATCGATTCGGTCAAGGCGACTGACGGGACGGACGGCGACGGAACGATCGAAGACGGTGACAGCGTTAACGTAACGGCGAGTGTGACCGACGAGACGAGTGGCGTCGATACGGTGACTGTCGACGCATCACCGCTCGGCGGTGCCGAAAACGAGGTGCTATCCGCTGATTCCGGCAACACGTACACGACGACCTTCGAAGTCGATAGTCCGACTGCCGGTGATGGGACCGTTGACCTGGACGTGACTGCCACCGACGCGTTCGGCAACGAGCAGACTGACAACGACACGCTGGATCTGGAGACGAACGTCGCGGGCGTCGGGGAGCTTACCGTCGACAAGGAGTTCGTCGGCATCGTGCACGACGAGGAAGAGCTAACAGTCAGTGCCCGCGAGATCACGGATCCACAGGGCAAACAGATCACTGGCCCGACTAACGTTACTGTTCGCATCGCGGGTACGGAGACGACTTACGAGGCCACCGTCGAGGATGGCAGTTTGGAGACGACTATCGACCCGACGGCCGTCACCGACACGGCTGCCACCGGCGAGGCGACCGTCGAGATCGCCGGGACCGTCACGGACGCGGACACCGCGAAGGTCGAACTCGTCCACGAGGCGAAAGACCTCCACAAGGGCTTCCAGGCGATGGGAACGCCCATGCCGGCTGAGAGACTTGTCGTCGAGGACGTGAAAGACGTGCTCACGTACGATCCGACAGCCGAAGGCGACGAGAGCGAGTGGAAGCTGCCCGACGGCACCCAGTCGGGTGAAGGATACTACGTCGAAGGTCGATCCGACGACGCACGGATAGGTTACGTCTTCGATATGTCGATCGACGAGGGGGTTGAGGCTCGAACGCTCCACGACGGCTGGAACCTCGTCGGGACCTCCATCGACCTCACGGAGGGTGAGAGCCACGCTGCAACAAACGATCTCGGCGGTGCTGTCGATGTCAACAGCAACGATAACGTCGAAGTCTACGTGCGTACAGACTCCGACCTAGATCAGACTGATGGAGAGACCGGATACAAGAGTGTCGATGGGAACACAGATGTGAGTAGCTTCGAGGGCTACTTTGTCTACGTCGAAGACGGAACCGAAGTTCGGAACGTCGATATCATCGCATACGTGGCCGGCGACAGAGCCTGA
- a CDS encoding CARDB domain-containing protein, translating to MSRSDYRLVVLTLAVAISSIAGVGIATSQTAPSSYYGAAQTEDGTDIPAGTTILAVVDGNVEDSIEVDPAGQYGGSGLNEKLRVSSNTNATVYFYIEKDDGTRIEAAETDENPTAGSQEFDLTFPPGTLDSGPYFTVSDLSPDKVTVTENETLDVSATVTNQVQSGTETVALQVDGETIRSRDVTLETGDSQSVAFENIETSSLDAGEYTYTITTDNESQAGTLTVEAKTETPTPTPTPTPTPTPTPTETPTPTPTPTSTETPTPTPTPTSTEMPTPTEAPTPTPTETALPDGNLSTGGENNTSDDESADSGLIPWRLFGSIAFYLGSLMLVGYASLKLVALYLEFSSSES from the coding sequence GTGAGCCGAAGCGATTATAGACTAGTCGTCCTTACGCTCGCCGTCGCCATATCGTCGATCGCCGGAGTCGGCATCGCGACGAGCCAGACCGCACCGAGTTCCTACTATGGAGCGGCACAGACCGAAGACGGAACGGATATCCCCGCCGGCACGACGATACTCGCTGTCGTCGACGGTAACGTCGAGGACAGCATCGAGGTCGATCCCGCAGGCCAGTACGGTGGCTCCGGGCTGAACGAGAAACTGCGGGTCAGCAGCAATACCAATGCTACGGTCTACTTCTACATCGAGAAAGACGACGGCACGCGGATAGAAGCAGCCGAAACGGACGAGAACCCGACAGCAGGTTCACAAGAGTTCGATCTGACGTTTCCGCCTGGGACGCTCGATTCCGGACCGTACTTCACGGTGTCCGATCTATCGCCGGACAAGGTGACGGTCACGGAGAACGAAACTCTCGACGTGTCTGCGACTGTAACGAACCAGGTCCAGTCAGGGACGGAGACCGTCGCGCTCCAAGTCGACGGTGAAACAATTCGATCTCGGGACGTGACTCTTGAGACGGGAGACAGCCAGTCAGTCGCGTTCGAAAACATCGAAACGAGTTCGCTGGACGCCGGGGAGTACACGTACACCATCACAACTGACAACGAAAGCCAGGCCGGAACGTTGACCGTCGAGGCCAAAACCGAGACGCCGACGCCAACTCCGACACCGACGCCAACTCCGACACCGACGCCAACCGAGACGCCGACACCAACTCCGACACCGACGTCAACCGAGACGCCGACGCCAACTCCGACACCGACGTCAACCGAGATGCCAACGCCAACCGAGGCACCGACGCCAACTCCGACAGAAACCGCGCTACCTGATGGGAATCTGTCAACCGGCGGCGAAAACAACACAAGCGACGACGAAAGCGCGGATAGTGGCTTGATTCCCTGGAGGCTGTTTGGCTCGATAGCGTTCTATCTTGGGAGCCTCATGCTCGTCGGGTATGCCAGCCTGAAACTGGTCGCTCTGTACCTCGAGTTCTCTTCGTCGGAGTCATAG
- a CDS encoding transposase yields MDTFTHTLDAENTTYAGAIDVGANNTLAIVTTTGETAVYYARPEFDRFQVLSELIAESQSEHPEDRYTSKRIHACTTRLSVESLAWFVMVTRSAVHECELDAYSDVGGAWNLLHEEVGPMARPVALSAGRIAHGGIPRTSVVWRTSLDRRRRERVQIDLFLE; encoded by the coding sequence CTGGATACCTTCACTCACACACTCGACGCCGAGAACACGACATATGCTGGCGCCATCGACGTAGGCGCGAACAATACCCTCGCCATTGTCACTACGACTGGGGAAACCGCCGTGTACTACGCTCGCCCCGAGTTCGACCGGTTCCAAGTACTGTCCGAGTTGATTGCCGAGTCGCAATCAGAACACCCCGAAGACCGGTACACGAGCAAACGGATTCACGCGTGTACGACGAGACTGAGTGTAGAATCTCTGGCGTGGTTCGTGATGGTGACGCGTTCCGCTGTCCACGAGTGTGAATTGGACGCGTATAGTGACGTCGGTGGGGCGTGGAATCTCCTGCATGAGGAAGTTGGGCCGATGGCGCGGCCTGTTGCCCTATCTGCTGGCCGGATTGCCCACGGAGGAATCCCCAGGACTTCAGTCGTGTGGAGGACGTCACTCGATCGGCGACGGCGCGAGCGCGTCCAGATCGACCTCTTTCTCGAGTAG
- a CDS encoding NAD(P)/FAD-dependent oxidoreductase — MTTSHVILGDGIAGSSAAETIRETDPEADVTVVTEEGEALYNRILIKEFAKGKLPEAPVSIHEPGWYDERDIDLELNTHVTGVDTDDKTVHTYDSGTYEYDKLLVATGGTPLQLPVENADAEGIHHFWTFQDARKIREHAAEAEKGVVIGAGLLGIDLAAICGAQGVDAKYLMRGNRWWRYALSLDGAEIIHRALEEMGVEPVFESGLDHFEADETGHVSGVVDTNGVTHEAEFVGIAVGLDYNTEFLEDTAVEVDDGVLVDQYMGTNVEDVYAAGDITRYYDVILEDRTQNGSWGSAKEQGVVAGKNMATDEATSEFRYVPSYSITHFDFPFLSFGHPTIGKEEAERKYSDDEWRRLTFKNGKLIGGVLIGDLSQQSTFKKIIRQERPVADQKEALLEKEVDLDALAPSPIE, encoded by the coding sequence ATGACCACGTCGCACGTGATCCTCGGCGACGGGATCGCGGGGAGTTCCGCGGCAGAGACGATCCGCGAGACGGACCCCGAGGCCGACGTTACCGTCGTCACCGAGGAAGGTGAGGCGCTGTACAACCGGATTCTCATCAAGGAGTTCGCGAAGGGCAAGTTGCCCGAAGCGCCGGTGTCGATCCACGAACCCGGCTGGTACGACGAGCGGGATATCGACCTCGAACTCAACACGCACGTCACCGGCGTCGATACCGACGACAAGACCGTCCACACCTACGACAGCGGGACCTACGAGTACGACAAACTCCTGGTCGCGACGGGCGGGACGCCGCTGCAACTCCCCGTCGAGAACGCCGACGCCGAGGGGATCCACCACTTCTGGACGTTTCAGGACGCCCGGAAGATCCGAGAGCACGCCGCCGAGGCCGAGAAAGGCGTCGTCATCGGGGCGGGCCTGCTCGGGATCGATCTGGCCGCGATCTGTGGCGCGCAGGGCGTCGACGCGAAGTATCTTATGCGGGGCAACCGCTGGTGGCGCTACGCGCTGAGCCTCGACGGTGCCGAGATCATCCACAGGGCGCTCGAAGAGATGGGCGTCGAACCGGTCTTCGAGAGCGGACTGGACCACTTCGAGGCCGACGAAACCGGCCACGTCAGCGGCGTCGTCGACACCAACGGCGTCACTCACGAGGCGGAGTTCGTCGGGATCGCCGTCGGGCTCGATTACAACACCGAATTCCTCGAAGACACGGCGGTCGAGGTCGACGACGGCGTGCTCGTCGATCAGTACATGGGGACGAACGTCGAGGACGTCTACGCGGCCGGCGACATCACCCGGTACTACGACGTCATCCTCGAGGATCGGACCCAGAACGGCTCGTGGGGATCGGCCAAGGAACAGGGCGTCGTCGCCGGCAAGAACATGGCCACCGACGAGGCGACCAGCGAGTTCCGGTACGTCCCCTCCTACTCGATCACGCACTTCGACTTCCCGTTTCTCTCCTTCGGCCACCCGACGATCGGCAAGGAGGAGGCCGAGCGCAAGTATTCCGACGACGAGTGGCGCCGGCTCACGTTCAAGAACGGGAAACTGATCGGCGGCGTGTTGATCGGTGATCTCTCCCAGCAGAGCACGTTCAAGAAGATCATCCGCCAGGAGCGCCCGGTCGCCGACCAGAAGGAAGCGCTACTCGAGAAAGAGGTCGATCTGGACGCGCTCGCGCCGTCGCCGATCGAGTGA
- a CDS encoding DUF6149 family protein, with product MKIRQNVRHWAAKQALTMPVVGEYAIDKLVDIHTSVFLDRAEESYKDDRREYLDVFFEATMDTYVAALEDGYPEAEAREITHIQANFAFYNHGWTEMMEFPSDELDVHYDRYAEFFETYGIAIEDPLGEFEPAGGLPNAPSTPERLEEPEHPYAEGGFEDDVYVETGDGELVVGGGEEPDEVDVEAAPGVDEEKIEG from the coding sequence ATGAAGATCCGTCAGAACGTCCGCCACTGGGCCGCGAAGCAGGCGCTGACCATGCCCGTCGTCGGCGAGTACGCCATCGACAAGTTGGTCGACATTCACACGTCCGTCTTTCTGGACCGTGCCGAGGAGAGTTACAAAGACGATCGGCGTGAGTACCTCGACGTCTTTTTCGAGGCGACAATGGACACCTACGTCGCCGCGCTAGAGGACGGCTATCCGGAAGCCGAGGCCCGCGAGATAACCCACATCCAGGCCAACTTCGCCTTCTACAATCACGGCTGGACCGAGATGATGGAGTTCCCCAGCGACGAACTGGATGTCCACTACGATCGTTACGCCGAGTTCTTCGAGACCTACGGTATCGCGATCGAGGACCCGCTCGGGGAGTTCGAGCCCGCTGGTGGGCTCCCGAACGCGCCCTCGACGCCCGAGCGACTCGAGGAACCAGAACATCCCTACGCCGAGGGCGGGTTCGAGGACGATGTCTACGTCGAGACCGGCGACGGCGAACTCGTGGTCGGCGGCGGCGAGGAACCCGACGAGGTCGACGTCGAGGCCGCGCCGGGTGTCGACGAGGAAAAGATCGAAGGATAG
- a CDS encoding NAD(P)/FAD-dependent oxidoreductase, translated as MIGVVGGGIAGLAAAYRLQQRGHEVEVFEASEQLGGLAATYETAGDPVEQYYHHLSKSEGTILELAAELGVDVEWRYKSDAFYVDGRIYPMDKPWEILAYPYLSLYDTFRLGMLVSEIDVRGGRPRFDTYDDLEDFEDVPIREFLLEHTTRGVYEYFWEPLLDAKFGSRKADVSAAWLLGRVKFRGERDLLRGEQLGYVEGGFGRLLEALIEAVGRENITTGARVTELDASDGAVDSLTVETDDGTATRDVDAAIVAAMPNVLEDLTGYPCKIDFQGTVCGVLSLEQSLTDTYWLNLIDDAPFGVLIEHTNFIPEQRYGGEHLYYLASYVQEYDEQLWQLDDDEVEQLWLDGVADLFPHFDRESVNWMKIARNPRTAPVYERGYLDMVVPYDLSEEVAEDVYYAGMASRAQYPERSLDGAIEAGYACANLIE; from the coding sequence ATGATCGGCGTTGTCGGCGGCGGGATCGCCGGGCTCGCGGCCGCCTATCGGCTCCAGCAGCGCGGCCACGAGGTCGAAGTCTTCGAGGCCAGCGAGCAGCTGGGCGGGCTCGCGGCCACCTACGAGACTGCGGGCGATCCCGTCGAGCAGTACTACCACCACCTCTCGAAGTCCGAAGGGACGATCCTCGAACTGGCCGCGGAACTGGGCGTCGATGTCGAGTGGCGCTACAAGTCCGACGCCTTCTACGTCGACGGGCGGATCTACCCGATGGACAAACCCTGGGAGATCCTCGCGTACCCGTATCTGAGTCTCTACGACACGTTCCGGCTGGGGATGCTTGTCAGCGAGATCGACGTCCGCGGCGGCCGGCCGCGGTTCGACACCTACGACGACCTCGAAGACTTCGAGGACGTCCCCATCAGGGAGTTCCTGCTCGAGCATACGACTCGCGGCGTCTACGAGTACTTCTGGGAGCCGCTGCTCGACGCGAAGTTCGGCTCCCGGAAAGCGGACGTCTCGGCGGCCTGGCTGCTGGGGCGGGTCAAGTTCCGCGGCGAGCGCGACCTCCTGCGCGGCGAGCAACTTGGATACGTCGAGGGGGGTTTCGGTCGACTGCTCGAGGCCCTCATCGAGGCTGTCGGTCGCGAGAACATCACGACCGGCGCGCGAGTGACGGAACTCGACGCCAGCGACGGCGCGGTCGACTCGCTGACCGTCGAAACCGACGACGGCACGGCCACCCGCGACGTCGACGCCGCGATCGTCGCCGCGATGCCGAACGTCCTCGAGGACCTGACGGGCTATCCCTGCAAGATCGACTTTCAGGGGACCGTCTGTGGGGTCCTCTCGCTCGAGCAGTCGCTGACCGACACCTACTGGCTGAACCTCATCGACGACGCCCCCTTCGGCGTGCTCATCGAGCACACGAACTTCATCCCCGAACAGCGCTACGGCGGCGAGCACCTCTATTACCTGGCGAGTTACGTCCAGGAGTACGACGAGCAGCTGTGGCAACTCGACGACGACGAGGTCGAACAGCTGTGGCTCGACGGCGTCGCAGACCTGTTTCCCCACTTCGACCGGGAGTCGGTCAACTGGATGAAGATCGCGCGCAATCCCCGGACGGCCCCCGTCTACGAGCGGGGCTATCTCGACATGGTCGTGCCCTACGACCTGAGCGAGGAGGTCGCCGAGGACGTCTACTACGCGGGAATGGCCTCGCGGGCGCAGTATCCCGAACGGTCGCTCGACGGCGCGATTGAGGCCGGGTACGCGTGTGCGAATCTGATCGAGTAA
- a CDS encoding homoserine kinase encodes MLTVRAPATSANLGSGFDVFGVALSHPADVVRVERADRTTIEVTGAGSQYIPEDPEKNTVGAVAEALDAPAHIKIDKGIRPASGLGSSAASAAAAAVALNELYDRGKTRKELVPIAAKGEAVVSGDAHDDNVAPAILGGFTIATPEGVTQVDTDVALVACLPEIVVSTRDARKVVPERTSVDQLIETVGNAATLTAGMYRDDPELIGRGMEDSVVTPARAKLIDGYAEVREAALEAGSTGVTISGAGPGVLAVCREDDQSRVASAMLDAFDDAGVEARAYQTRIGEGATVYES; translated from the coding sequence ATGCTGACGGTGCGGGCGCCAGCGACGAGTGCCAACCTGGGGAGTGGCTTCGACGTCTTCGGTGTGGCGCTCTCCCACCCGGCGGACGTGGTCCGCGTCGAGCGCGCCGACCGGACCACGATCGAAGTGACGGGGGCGGGAAGCCAGTACATCCCCGAGGATCCCGAGAAGAACACGGTCGGCGCAGTCGCCGAGGCGCTCGACGCGCCCGCACACATCAAGATCGACAAGGGCATTCGACCGGCCTCGGGGCTGGGGTCATCGGCTGCCAGTGCTGCCGCGGCCGCGGTCGCGCTCAACGAACTCTACGACCGGGGCAAGACCCGCAAGGAGCTGGTGCCGATCGCCGCGAAAGGTGAGGCCGTCGTCTCCGGTGACGCCCACGACGACAACGTCGCGCCGGCGATCCTCGGCGGGTTCACGATCGCGACCCCCGAGGGCGTCACCCAGGTCGACACCGACGTGGCGCTGGTGGCCTGTCTGCCCGAGATCGTCGTCTCGACGCGTGACGCCCGGAAAGTCGTCCCCGAGCGGACGAGTGTCGACCAACTGATCGAGACCGTGGGCAACGCCGCGACGCTGACGGCGGGGATGTACCGCGACGATCCCGAGTTGATCGGACGCGGGATGGAGGATTCGGTCGTCACGCCCGCGCGGGCGAAACTCATCGACGGGTACGCCGAGGTCCGCGAGGCAGCCCTCGAGGCCGGCAGCACGGGTGTGACGATCAGCGGTGCCGGTCCCGGGGTGCTCGCCGTCTGTCGTGAAGACGATCAGTCCCGAGTCGCCTCTGCGATGCTCGACGCCTTCGACGACGCCGGCGTCGAGGCGCGTGCCTACCAGACCCGGATCGGCGAGGGCGCGACGGTCTACGAATCATAG